In Lutra lutra chromosome 6, mLutLut1.2, whole genome shotgun sequence, the following are encoded in one genomic region:
- the POU3F2 gene encoding POU domain, class 3, transcription factor 2 — MATAASNHYSLLTSSASIVHAEPPGGMQQGAGGYREAQSLVQGDYGALQSNGHPLSHAHQWITALSHGGGGGGGGGGGGGGGGGGGGGDGSPWSTSPLGQPDIKPSVVVQQGGRGDELHGPGALQQQHQQQQQQQQQQQQQQQQQQQQQRPPHLVHHAANHHPGPGAWRSAAAAAHLPPSMGASNGGLLYSQPSFTVNGMLGAGGQPAGLHHHGLRDAHDEPHHADHHPHPHSHPHQQPPPPPPPQGPPGHPGAHHDPHSDEDTPTSDDLEQFAKQFKQRRIKLGFTQADVGLALGTLYGNVFSQTTICRFEALQLSFKNMCKLKPLLNKWLEEADSSSGSPTSIDKIAAQGRKRKKRTSIEVSVKGALESHFLKCPKPSAQEITSLADSLQLEKEVVRVWFCNRRQKEKRMTPPGGTLPGAEDVYGGSRDTPPHHGVQTPVQ, encoded by the coding sequence ATGGCGACCGCAGCGTCTAACCACTACAGCCTGCTCACCTCCAGCGCCTCCATCGTGCACGCCGAGCCGCCGGGCGGCATGCAGCAGGGCGCGGGGGGCTACCGCGAGGctcagagcctggtgcagggcgaCTACGGCGCGCTGCAGAGCAACGGGCACCCGCTCAGCCACGCTCACCAGTGGATCACCGCGCTGTCccacggcggcggcggcgggggcggtggcggcggcggcgggggcgggggcggcggcgggggcggcggcgacGGCTCCCCGTGGTCCACCAGCCCCCTGGGCCAGCCGGACATCAAGCCTTCGGTGGTGGTTCAGCAGGGCGGCCGCGGCGACGAGCTGCACGGGCCAGGCGccctgcagcagcagcaccagcagcagcaacagcagcagcaacagcagcagcagcagcaacaacagcagcagcagcagcagcggccgCCGCATCTGGTGCACCACGCCGCCAACCACCACCCGGGGCCCGGGGCATGGCGGAGCGCCGCGGCTGCAGCGCACCTCCCGCCCTCCATGGGAGCGTCCAACGGCGGCTTGCTCTACTCGCAGCCCAGCTTCACGGTGAACGGCATGCTGGGGGCCGGCGGACAGCCGGCGGGGCTGCACCACCACGGCCTGCGGGACGCGCACGACGAGCCGCACCACGCCGACCACCACCCTCACCCGCACTCGCACCCGCAccagcagccgccgccgccgccacccccGCAGGGCCCACCGGGCCACCCCGGCGCGCACCACGACCCGCACTCGGACGAGGACACGCCGACCTCGGATGACCTGGAGCAGTTCGCCAAGCAGTTCAAGCAGCGCCGGATCAAACTGGGATTTACCCAAGCAGACGTGGGGCTGGCGCTGGGCACCCTGTACGGCAACGTGTTCTCGCAGACCACCATCTGCAGGTTTGAGGCCCTGCAGCTGAGCTTCAAGAACATGTGCAAGCTGAAGCCTTTGTTGAACAAGTGGTTGGAGGAGGCGGACTCGTCCTCGGGCAGCCCCACGAGCATAGACAAGATCGCAGCGCAGGGGCGCAAGAGGAAAAAGCGGACCTCCATCGAGGTGAGCGTCAAGGGGGCTCTGGAGAGCCATTTCCTCAAATGCCCCAAGCCCTCGGCCCAGGAGATCACCTCCCTCGCGGACAGCTTACAGCTGGAGAAGGAGGTGGTGAGAGTTTGGTTTTGTaacaggagacagaaagagaaaaggatgaCCCCTCCCGGAGGGACTCTGCCGGGCGCCGAGGATGTGTACGGGGGGAGTAGGGACACGCCACCACACCACGGGGTGCAGACGCCCGTCCAGTGA